The following are encoded together in the Populus trichocarpa isolate Nisqually-1 chromosome 5, P.trichocarpa_v4.1, whole genome shotgun sequence genome:
- the LOC112327550 gene encoding uncharacterized protein LOC112327550 has protein sequence MLPPKVAKKKKIQSTSTVKQSTTSCGKQKKSATLGTYFMPRTTPGAQKSIQNCWQRKKAVERCDLALAKWMIDACVPFNVVNSVYYQHAIDAVTTMGPGYKGPNLHAIRGYYLAKAVDEVKIYVETYREIWKKTGCTLMADGWTDQKRRTLINFLVYCPKGTVFLKTVDVSDVSKTARLLYQLFREVVLYVGVENIVHMVTDNAANYVAAGKLLMEEFPSIFWSPCAAHCINLILQDIGKLQSVCCVVEHASGITKYIYNHCYPLYLMRKFTGGKEILRPAPTRFATNFIALQSILAHKDELRAMATSREWVSSAYAKDSKGKKFVESVLDSLFWEECAIIVRMSEPLIRVLRIVDGDDRPSMGYLYDAIHHAKEEIMRRFQKRKARVKPFIDIISNRWDEQFYRHLYAAAFWLNPRF, from the coding sequence atgttaccACCGAaggttgcaaaaaagaaaaagattcaaagcACCAGCACTGTAAAACAATCGACTACAAGTTGTGGAAAGCAGAAGAAATCTGCAACATTAGGGACATATTTCATGCCGAGAACAACTCCTGGTGCTCAAAAGTCTATTCAGAATTGTTGGCAAAGGAAGAAAGCAGTTGAACGGTGTGATCTTGCTTTAGCGAAGTGGATGATTGATGCATGTGTGCCATTTAATGTTGTTAATTCTGTGTATTATCAGCATGCCATAGATGCTGTAACAACCATGGGTCCTGGTTATAAAGGACCAAACTTGCATGCTATTCGTGGTTATTACTTGGCAAAAGCGGTTGATGAAGTCAAGATTTATGTTGAGACGTATCGAGAGATTTGGAAGAAGACtggttgcacattaatggctgatggatggacagaTCAGAAGAGGAGGACTTTAATTAACTTCTTAGTATATTGTCCTAAAGGAACAGTTTTTTTGAAAACCGTGGATGTATCAGATGTCTCAAAGACTGCTAGATTGTTGTATCAATTGTTTAGAGAGGTTGTTTTGTATGTTGGGGTAGAAAACATTGTGCATATGGTGACTgataatgctgcaaattatGTTGCTGCTGGCAAGTTATTGATGGAagaatttccttcaatattttggtcTCCTTGTGCTGCTCATTGCATCAACCTCATACTCCAGGACATTGGTAAATTGCAGTCGGTTTGTTGTGTTGTTGAGCATGCTTCTGGTATCACAAAGTACATTTATAATCATTGTTATCCATTGTATTTGATGAGGAAGTTCACTGGAGGAAAAGAAATACTTCGTCCTGCTCCTACTCGTTTTGCTACCAATTTCATTGCATTGCAAAGCATTTTAGCTCATAAAGATGAGTTGAGAGCTATGGCGACATCTAGGGAATGGGTCTCATCTGCTTATGCTAAAGAtagcaaaggaaaaaagtttGTTGAGAGTGTGCTAGACTCTCTGTTTTGGGAAGAATGTGCAATAATTGTGCGAATGAGTGAGCCTTTAATTCGAGTTCTACGAATagttgatggtgatgatagaCCTTCGATGGGATATTTGTATGATGCTATTCatcatgcaaaagaagaaataatgaGGAGATTTCAAAAGAGAAAGGCTAGAGTGAAACCTTTCATAGACATTATCAGTAATCGGTGGGATGAACAATTTTATAGACATCTTTATGCTGCGGCATTTTGGTTGAATCCTCGATTTTAA